The proteins below come from a single Chloroflexota bacterium genomic window:
- a CDS encoding ABC transporter substrate-binding protein: MWYNLVEHSEVFNPKEVAEMNYKCKISVVFLLILVLLIPLSLSCGERDEPGVVTITIGEITDLTGPGSPAVITLHYCLQDMISYYNDEGLIPGVRLKMVAWDNRYDPSREVLGYDWAKGKGAKVIVVIIPQSGVMLKPYADRDRMPIVALSTHRDTLHPPGWVFNMSNSADMHLKTLLKWISEEHWNYAQEGRVFKFGLAGWSEPQILAIKKAIEEYVQDNPGQVDFVGSYIVPFGTMMWGHEVDALKGCDYICVMGYPMGSFMKRFQEKGYNATFIDPSAGAASYRGFLVDMLGYGALDGTLTSNSAPFWSDKTPITDLARELLQRYRPQQAEDVIYAGLAYVGGVHNLLNTFQILANAIEAVGPENFSGQAFYDAAITYKTSGTLWEEYPQWEFTETKRYLVNDVIISEFSAEAKDLVNLSGWLPLITD, from the coding sequence ATGTGGTATAATCTGGTTGAACATTCTGAAGTGTTCAATCCAAAGGAGGTGGCTGAAATGAACTACAAGTGCAAGATCTCTGTTGTTTTTCTTTTGATCCTGGTTCTGTTGATACCACTTTCCTTGAGTTGTGGTGAGAGAGATGAGCCAGGGGTGGTGACTATCACAATAGGAGAGATCACGGATCTCACCGGGCCGGGCTCGCCAGCGGTAATCACGCTTCATTACTGCCTTCAGGATATGATCAGCTATTACAACGACGAAGGGCTGATACCGGGAGTGAGGCTGAAAATGGTGGCCTGGGACAATAGATATGATCCTTCCAGAGAAGTACTTGGCTATGACTGGGCAAAGGGAAAGGGCGCGAAGGTAATCGTTGTGATAATTCCCCAAAGCGGGGTGATGTTGAAGCCTTATGCAGACAGAGACCGAATGCCGATCGTGGCCCTGAGCACGCACAGGGATACCCTCCACCCACCGGGGTGGGTGTTTAACATGTCCAACTCTGCAGATATGCATCTCAAGACCCTCCTGAAGTGGATTTCAGAAGAACACTGGAACTATGCCCAAGAGGGAAGAGTCTTCAAGTTCGGGCTCGCCGGTTGGAGCGAGCCCCAGATCCTGGCCATCAAAAAAGCTATCGAAGAGTATGTACAGGACAATCCGGGCCAGGTGGATTTTGTAGGCAGTTACATCGTGCCCTTCGGTACAATGATGTGGGGTCATGAAGTAGATGCGCTGAAAGGCTGCGACTACATCTGCGTTATGGGTTATCCCATGGGCTCTTTCATGAAGAGATTTCAGGAAAAAGGGTACAACGCCACGTTCATAGACCCGAGTGCCGGTGCGGCTTCTTACCGGGGCTTCCTGGTAGACATGCTGGGCTATGGAGCGCTCGATGGCACCTTGACCTCCAACTCGGCTCCCTTCTGGAGTGATAAGACGCCTATCACCGATCTGGCCAGGGAGTTACTTCAGCGATACCGCCCCCAGCAAGCTGAGGACGTAATTTATGCCGGTCTAGCTTACGTGGGCGGGGTCCATAATCTGCTTAACACCTTCCAGATTTTGGCCAATGCCATAGAAGCGGTGGGGCCAGAGAACTTCAGCGGTCAAGCCTTCTATGATGCAGCCATAACCTATAAGACGTCGGGAACACTGTGGGAGGAGTACCCACAGTGGGAATTCACCGAAACCAAACGGTACCTGGTAAATGACGTCATCATATCTGAATTCAGCGCCGAGGCCAAGGACCTGGTGAACCTTAGTGGCTGGTTACCCCTAATAACAGACTAG
- a CDS encoding nuclear transport factor 2 family protein, which translates to MGRWSRQELEEAYEEYQRVSLEAFRSGNFDLWADLFTEDCTYVEHFYGTFGGREAVRKWILSAMGTYPTTEMKYYPVEWYIIDEDRGWVVAYVWNRMTDPGDGSIHQEANIHLLKYAGHGKWKYEEDIYNPLRFADMIEAWEQAKERTGLGRGPAPTSLPRTQRQAQIEGGRYP; encoded by the coding sequence ATGGGCAGATGGAGCAGGCAGGAACTGGAAGAAGCCTACGAGGAGTACCAGAGGGTGTCCTTGGAGGCTTTCCGTTCGGGGAATTTCGACCTCTGGGCAGACCTTTTTACAGAGGATTGCACCTACGTCGAGCATTTCTACGGCACCTTTGGCGGCCGTGAGGCTGTCAGAAAGTGGATTCTCTCGGCAATGGGCACGTACCCGACGACTGAGATGAAGTACTACCCTGTGGAATGGTACATAATTGATGAGGACAGGGGTTGGGTGGTCGCCTATGTCTGGAATCGGATGACAGATCCGGGAGACGGTAGTATTCACCAGGAGGCAAACATTCACCTCCTGAAGTACGCGGGGCATGGGAAGTGGAAGTACGAAGAGGATATCTACAACCCGCTCAGGTTTGCGGACATGATCGAGGCCTGGGAACAGGCGAAGGAAAGGACAGGCCTCGGAAGAGGTCCGGCCCCGACGAGTTTGCCCAGAACTCAGAGGCAGGCGCAGATAGAGGGTGGGCGTTATCCTTAG
- a CDS encoding ABC transporter substrate-binding protein has protein sequence MKNTWKTAIASLLALALVTTLGWGCGGDNGGSKKITITIGEITDFTGPASPAVTTIHYALEDVIRYYNEKELIPGVKLKLVSWDTHYDPSREVPGYDWVRSRGAKLVVTVYGNSGEILKPFAERDKIVVTNMSATTAQIEPPGWVFCFNCPASWGFKVTLKWVSENHWDYAGRIPKLGLAGWSDAYTRDVEKAVKEYCQAHSDKFEWVGSFLSPMGETAMRGVADKLKDCDYVACFGTPLAYFLKAYRDKGYTATVVDSCSAPAYLGFLLDMIGWQGLDGTLSTNPAPLWKEPFPLVELAEELLQKYRSGQADDIIAEGSGYVGVVVQIVAMFDILTNAVAEVGAENFDGQAYYDAAVNYETSGSSWEGYPQWSFSETKRWLVDDFVLYKFDARTESLVRLGDWLHNVE, from the coding sequence GTGAAGAACACTTGGAAAACCGCGATAGCCTCACTCTTGGCGTTGGCTCTGGTCACTACCCTTGGCTGGGGTTGTGGTGGTGACAACGGGGGAAGCAAGAAGATCACCATCACTATCGGAGAAATCACCGACTTTACAGGCCCAGCGTCACCCGCGGTGACAACTATCCATTATGCGCTGGAGGATGTAATCAGGTACTACAACGAAAAAGAACTCATCCCTGGCGTGAAACTCAAACTGGTCAGTTGGGATACTCACTATGACCCTTCCCGGGAGGTGCCTGGCTATGACTGGGTCAGAAGCCGTGGGGCAAAGCTAGTTGTCACTGTTTACGGCAACAGTGGAGAGATACTGAAGCCCTTTGCAGAGAGGGACAAGATCGTGGTGACCAACATGAGTGCGACCACGGCTCAGATAGAGCCTCCGGGATGGGTATTTTGTTTCAATTGTCCTGCTTCTTGGGGCTTCAAGGTCACCCTGAAGTGGGTCAGTGAAAACCACTGGGATTATGCCGGAAGAATTCCTAAGCTTGGCCTCGCCGGCTGGAGTGATGCCTACACTAGAGATGTCGAGAAAGCGGTGAAGGAATATTGCCAGGCTCATTCTGATAAGTTTGAGTGGGTCGGCTCTTTTCTGTCTCCCATGGGCGAGACGGCCATGAGGGGTGTGGCAGATAAGCTAAAAGACTGCGATTATGTGGCTTGCTTCGGCACGCCACTCGCTTATTTCCTCAAGGCATACCGAGACAAGGGGTACACCGCAACGGTCGTTGATTCGTGTAGTGCACCTGCCTATCTAGGTTTTCTGTTGGACATGATAGGCTGGCAAGGCCTTGATGGGACGCTGTCTACAAACCCCGCTCCTCTATGGAAAGAACCGTTTCCGCTGGTGGAGTTGGCTGAGGAACTCCTTCAAAAATACCGCTCTGGCCAGGCGGATGACATAATTGCCGAGGGTTCGGGTTATGTCGGTGTGGTTGTCCAGATAGTTGCCATGTTCGATATTTTGACGAACGCAGTGGCAGAGGTGGGGGCCGAGAACTTCGATGGTCAGGCATATTACGATGCGGCCGTGAATTACGAGACATCAGGGTCATCGTGGGAAGGCTACCCCCAGTGGAGCTTCAGTGAAACCAAGCGGTGGTTGGTGGATGACTTCGTGCTATACAAGTTTGACGCCCGGACAGAGAGTCTGGTAAGGCTCGGTGACTGGCTGCACAACGTGGAATGA